Proteins from a single region of Camarhynchus parvulus unplaced genomic scaffold, STF_HiC, whole genome shotgun sequence:
- the GEMIN7 gene encoding LOW QUALITY PROTEIN: gem-associated protein 7 (The sequence of the model RefSeq protein was modified relative to this genomic sequence to represent the inferred CDS: deleted 2 bases in 1 codon), whose translation MRDRGWEREPGPGIPHGRSMADPIPVPVGILRLPRGPDSSGSRGFSRHRDRDRDRDQGRDQDRDRDRDRDRRAERAGPPARELSLRLLGGRRGKRSRFCLCTGLGLRADFGAADVHCGAFQVDSLWTPLGVQASALLRSGDVLEFSFPLE comes from the exons ATGCGGGACCGGGGCTGGGAACGGGAACCGGGACCAGGAATCCCACACGG CCGCTCCATGGCCGATCCCATCCCGGTTCCCGTGGGGATCCTGCGCCTCCCGCGGGGCCCCGACAGCTCCGGCAGCCGCGGCTTCTcccggcaccgggaccgggaccgtGACCGTGACCAGGGACGGGACCAGGACCGTGACCGGGACCGTGACCGTGACC GCCGTGCGGAGCGGGCCGGGCCGCCCGCTCGGGAGCTATCTCTGCGCCTCCTCGGGGGC CGGCGGGGCAAACGGAGCCGCTTCTGCCTCTGCACCGGGCTCGGGCTGCGCGCCGACTTCGGGGCGGCCGATGTGCACTGCGGGGCCTTCCAG GTGGATTCTCTGTGGACCCCTCTGGGAGTTCAGGCCTCGGCCCTGCTGCGCTCTGGGGACGTTCTGgaattttccttccctctggaaTGA